A DNA window from Bradyrhizobium barranii subsp. barranii contains the following coding sequences:
- the arfB gene encoding alternative ribosome rescue aminoacyl-tRNA hydrolase ArfB yields the protein MLRISRDLVIDEDDIEIGFVRASGPGGQNVNKVSTSAQLRFDTRKLTLPEDAVIRLARIAGQRLTKDGVIVIHAQRFRTQERNRQDAIDRLTEILTEAMIRPKPRRATRPTFGSKQRRLDGKKRRSDIKAGRGGGRFDD from the coding sequence ATGCTGCGGATATCCCGCGATCTCGTCATCGACGAGGACGACATCGAGATCGGCTTTGTCCGCGCCTCCGGCCCGGGCGGGCAGAACGTCAACAAGGTCTCGACCTCGGCCCAGCTGCGCTTCGACACGCGCAAGCTGACCTTGCCGGAGGATGCGGTGATCCGGCTCGCCCGCATCGCCGGCCAGCGCCTGACCAAGGACGGCGTGATCGTGATCCACGCCCAGCGCTTCCGCACCCAGGAGCGTAACCGTCAGGACGCCATCGATCGGCTCACCGAGATCCTGACCGAAGCGATGATACGGCCGAAGCCGCGCCGCGCGACACGGCCGACCTTTGGCTCCAAGCAGCGCCGGCTCGACGGCAAGAAGCGCCGCAGCGACATCAAGGCAGGGCGCGGCGGCGGCCGCTTCGACGACTAG
- the mutL gene encoding DNA mismatch repair endonuclease MutL, translating to MPVRQLPEQVVNRIAAGEVVERPASVVKELVENAIDAGASRIDVFTDGGGRRRIGITDDGGGMTAKDLALAVERHATSKLDDEDLLQIRTLGFRGEALPSIGSVARLSITTRHASEPHAWALSVEGGDKSEIMPAALAHGTRVEVNDLFYATPARLKFLKTDRTEAEAIREVVRRLAMARPDVAFTLAGEERAPVTWTAALPGAAGRLTRLGDILGAEFRSHAIEVHAEREGVVVAGYAAAPALTKANALGQYLFVNGRPVRDKLILGAVRGAYADYLPRDRHPVLALFVTLDPREVDANVHPAKTEVRFRNAGLVRALIVHGLKDALAREGRRTAANSGESALSSFRPAFTPRPASWDWRASPSAPVAPMPSFDGSAAPAFAERAQAAFDVGAPSADVRIETQPVSDLVDRPLGAARTQIHETYIVSQTRDGLIIVDQHAAHERIVYERLKASLAANGVQRQILLIPEIVEMDEATVERLLERSEELASFGLAIESFGPGAVAVRETPSLLGKTNAGGLLRDLSEHMAEWDEALPLERRLMHVAATMACHGSVRAGRRLRPEEMNALLREMEDAPNSGQCNHGRPTYVELKLSDVEKLFGRR from the coding sequence ATGCCCGTCCGCCAGCTGCCAGAGCAAGTCGTCAACCGCATCGCCGCCGGCGAGGTGGTCGAGCGCCCGGCGAGCGTGGTCAAGGAACTGGTCGAGAACGCCATCGATGCCGGCGCGAGCCGGATCGACGTCTTCACCGATGGCGGCGGCCGTCGGCGAATCGGGATCACCGACGACGGCGGCGGCATGACCGCGAAGGACCTGGCGCTCGCGGTCGAACGCCATGCCACCTCCAAGCTCGACGACGAGGACCTGCTCCAGATCCGCACGCTCGGGTTCCGCGGCGAGGCGCTGCCCTCGATCGGCTCCGTCGCGCGTCTCTCCATCACGACGCGGCACGCGAGCGAACCACATGCCTGGGCGCTGTCAGTCGAGGGCGGCGACAAGTCCGAGATCATGCCGGCGGCGCTAGCGCATGGCACGCGCGTCGAGGTCAACGACCTCTTCTATGCAACGCCCGCGCGGCTGAAATTCCTGAAGACCGATCGCACCGAGGCGGAGGCGATCCGCGAGGTGGTCAGGCGCCTTGCCATGGCGCGGCCCGACGTCGCCTTCACGCTCGCGGGCGAAGAGCGCGCGCCGGTGACCTGGACCGCCGCGCTGCCCGGCGCCGCCGGGCGGCTGACGCGGCTCGGCGACATTCTGGGCGCGGAGTTCCGCAGCCACGCCATCGAGGTCCATGCCGAGCGCGAGGGCGTCGTCGTCGCCGGCTATGCGGCAGCGCCGGCGCTGACCAAGGCCAATGCGCTCGGGCAATATCTCTTCGTCAACGGCCGCCCGGTGCGCGACAAGCTGATCCTCGGCGCCGTGCGCGGGGCCTATGCCGACTATCTGCCGCGCGACCGCCATCCGGTGCTGGCGTTGTTCGTCACGCTCGATCCGCGCGAGGTCGATGCCAACGTGCATCCGGCCAAGACCGAGGTGCGCTTCCGCAATGCCGGCCTCGTGCGCGCGCTGATCGTGCACGGATTGAAGGACGCGCTCGCGCGCGAGGGCCGGCGCACGGCCGCCAACAGTGGCGAGAGCGCGTTGTCCTCGTTCCGGCCGGCCTTCACGCCGCGGCCTGCGAGCTGGGACTGGCGCGCCTCGCCATCCGCCCCGGTCGCGCCGATGCCGTCGTTCGACGGATCGGCTGCGCCCGCCTTCGCCGAGCGCGCGCAGGCGGCATTCGATGTCGGCGCGCCCAGTGCGGACGTGCGGATCGAGACCCAGCCCGTCAGCGACCTCGTTGACCGCCCGCTCGGCGCGGCGCGCACCCAGATCCACGAGACCTACATCGTCTCGCAGACCCGCGACGGCCTGATCATCGTCGACCAGCACGCCGCGCATGAGCGCATCGTCTACGAGCGGCTGAAGGCCTCGCTCGCCGCCAATGGCGTGCAGCGGCAGATCCTCCTGATTCCCGAGATCGTCGAGATGGACGAGGCGACAGTCGAGCGCCTGCTGGAGCGCAGCGAGGAGCTTGCGTCGTTCGGGCTGGCGATCGAATCCTTCGGCCCCGGCGCGGTCGCGGTGCGCGAGACGCCGTCGCTGCTCGGCAAGACCAATGCAGGCGGGCTGCTGCGCGATCTCTCCGAGCATATGGCCGAATGGGACGAGGCGCTGCCGCTGGAGCGCCGCCTGATGCACGTCGCCGCGACCATGGCCTGCCACGGCTCCGTGCGTGCCGGCCGCCGGCTGCGGCCGGAGGAGATGAACGCCCTGCTCCGCGAGATGGAGGACGCCCCGAACTCCGGCCAGTGCAATCACGGCCGCCCGACTTATGTCGAGCTGAAGCTGAGCGACGTGGAGAAGCTGTTCGGGCGGAGATGA
- a CDS encoding ribbon-helix-helix domain-containing protein has protein sequence MCNFFAHQPQRNYESQTRSLRIGGHCTSIRLEMAFWDTLEEIAAKESMSVGKFLTTLYNEVLDHHGEVNNFASLLRCSCLIYRSRSMVPVQDFKATVAPILDAAE, from the coding sequence ATGTGCAATTTCTTCGCGCACCAGCCCCAACGCAACTACGAATCCCAGACCCGCTCGTTGCGGATCGGCGGGCACTGCACCTCGATCCGGCTGGAAATGGCGTTCTGGGACACGCTGGAGGAGATCGCGGCCAAGGAGAGCATGAGCGTCGGCAAGTTCCTGACCACGCTCTACAACGAGGTGCTCGACCATCACGGCGAGGTCAACAATTTCGCCTCGCTGCTGCGCTGCTCCTGCCTGATCTACCGCTCCCGGAGCATGGTGCCGGTGCAGGATTTCAAAGCAACTGTCGCGCCCATCCTCGATGCGGCCGAGTAG
- a CDS encoding GMC family oxidoreductase: MAKFDLNDSSVVVIVGSGAGGGTLGNELAQKGVKVVILEAGPRIENQDFVNDEWESFSQLAWTDARTTSGTWRVAKDFSGLPAWIVKAVGGSTTHWAGASLRFDEHEFKVKSTYGGLPGANLLDWPVTLAEIEPWYAKAENKMGVTRTNGIPGLPGNNNFKVLEAGAKKLGYKTVHTGNMAINSQPRDGRGACQQIGFCFQGCKSGAKWSTLYTEIPKGEATGNLEVRPSSMAVKIEHDASGKVTGVVYADESGAMQRQKARVVAVAGNSIESPRLLLNSASTMFPDGLGNSSGQVGRNYMRHMTGSVYAVFEKSVHMYRGTTMAGIIRDESANNPKRGFVGGYEMETLSIGLPFMAAFLNPGAWGRPFTAALDGYPRMAGMWLVGEDMPQETNRITLDPVVKDKFGQAVASVHFDDHPNDLAMRAHAYKQGAAVYDAVGATVTYPTPPYPSTHNLGTNRMSEKPRDGVVNKFGQSHDVKNLFVSDGSQFTSGAACNPTLTIVALAIRQADYIAGAMQKKEI; the protein is encoded by the coding sequence ATGGCAAAATTCGATCTGAACGACTCCAGCGTTGTGGTGATCGTCGGCTCCGGTGCCGGCGGCGGCACGCTGGGCAACGAGCTCGCGCAGAAGGGCGTCAAGGTGGTCATCCTTGAAGCCGGCCCACGCATCGAGAACCAGGATTTCGTCAACGACGAATGGGAGAGCTTTTCCCAGCTCGCCTGGACCGATGCCCGCACCACGTCGGGGACATGGCGCGTCGCCAAGGATTTTTCGGGCCTTCCCGCCTGGATCGTCAAGGCGGTCGGCGGCTCGACCACGCATTGGGCCGGCGCGTCGCTGCGCTTCGACGAGCATGAGTTCAAGGTGAAGAGCACCTACGGCGGCCTGCCCGGCGCGAACCTGCTGGACTGGCCGGTGACGCTCGCCGAGATCGAGCCATGGTACGCCAAGGCCGAGAACAAGATGGGCGTGACCCGCACCAACGGCATTCCCGGACTTCCCGGCAACAATAATTTCAAGGTGCTGGAGGCCGGTGCGAAGAAGCTCGGCTACAAGACCGTGCATACCGGCAATATGGCCATCAACAGCCAGCCGCGTGACGGCCGCGGCGCCTGCCAGCAGATCGGCTTCTGCTTCCAGGGCTGCAAATCCGGCGCGAAATGGTCGACGCTCTACACCGAAATCCCCAAGGGCGAGGCGACCGGCAATCTCGAAGTACGGCCGAGCAGCATGGCGGTCAAGATCGAGCACGACGCCTCCGGCAAGGTGACCGGCGTTGTCTATGCCGACGAGAGTGGCGCGATGCAGCGCCAGAAGGCGCGCGTCGTCGCGGTGGCCGGCAACTCGATTGAAAGCCCGCGGTTGCTGTTGAACAGTGCCTCGACCATGTTCCCCGATGGCCTCGGCAATTCATCGGGCCAGGTCGGCCGCAACTACATGCGGCACATGACCGGCAGCGTCTACGCCGTGTTCGAGAAGTCCGTGCACATGTATCGCGGCACCACCATGGCCGGCATTATCCGTGATGAATCCGCCAACAATCCGAAGCGCGGCTTCGTCGGCGGCTACGAGATGGAGACGCTGTCGATCGGCCTGCCGTTCATGGCGGCGTTCCTCAATCCCGGCGCCTGGGGCCGTCCGTTCACCGCGGCGCTCGACGGCTATCCCAGGATGGCCGGCATGTGGCTGGTCGGCGAGGACATGCCGCAGGAGACCAACCGCATCACGCTCGACCCCGTCGTCAAGGACAAGTTCGGCCAAGCGGTCGCGAGCGTGCATTTCGACGACCATCCCAACGACCTCGCGATGCGCGCGCACGCCTACAAGCAGGGGGCGGCGGTCTACGACGCCGTCGGCGCCACGGTGACTTATCCGACGCCCCCCTATCCGAGCACGCACAATCTCGGCACCAACCGGATGAGCGAGAAGCCGCGGGACGGCGTGGTCAACAAGTTCGGGCAGAGCCACGACGTCAAGAATCTGTTCGTCTCGGATGGCAGCCAGTTCACCAGCGGGGCGGCTTGCAATCCGACGCTGACCATCGTCGCGCTCGCGATCCGGCAGGCGGATTACATCGCCGGCGCGATGCAGAAAAAGGAGATCTGA
- a CDS encoding c-type cytochrome encodes MRAVVLGLCTAMVLVTRVADAQMPLPAAKPPDGATLFKQQCAVCHTTNLSEPARQGPALVKVVGRPAGKTEGFKYSEALSKADFAWDETRLDAWLSNPQAVIPGVTMVYRQAKPETRAAIITYLKELN; translated from the coding sequence ATGCGCGCAGTCGTGCTTGGATTGTGCACCGCGATGGTGCTGGTGACGCGGGTTGCCGATGCGCAAATGCCCCTGCCGGCCGCCAAGCCGCCGGATGGCGCGACGCTGTTCAAGCAGCAATGCGCGGTGTGCCACACGACAAACCTGTCAGAACCGGCGCGGCAAGGCCCCGCGCTGGTGAAGGTCGTTGGCCGTCCCGCCGGCAAGACCGAAGGTTTTAAGTACTCAGAGGCGCTGTCGAAAGCGGACTTCGCCTGGGACGAGACCAGGCTCGACGCCTGGCTGAGCAATCCGCAAGCCGTCATTCCCGGCGTGACCATGGTCTACCGGCAGGCGAAGCCGGAGACGCGCGCCGCCATCATCACCTACCTGAAGGAGCTGAACTGA
- a CDS encoding M16 family metallopeptidase: MTYPFLRRVAFSLATGAALALATVSPSQAAAKIQHLTSPGGIEAWFVQDATVPLIAMEYSFAGGSAQDPKDKSGVANLVGDLLDEGSGDLDSKTFHERLDRRAIELSFSATRDTFRGSLRMLRDNKDEAFDLLRSALTSPHFDTADVERIRSQVISGLRRETTNPSSLASRKFLEVAFGDHPYGRQTNGTLDSVPAITVADMKDYVGRVIAKDGLKIAVVGDVDPATLGKLLDHTFGSLPAKANLTPVADVEAAKPPQRAFVPLDVPQTVITFGGPGVKRNDPNFMAAYVVNHILGGGGLSSRLYREVREKRGLAYSVFESLLWMEHSAVFIGNTGTRADRAGDTIDAIDKEVRRIAEEGPTQKELDEAKSYLKGSQMLALDTSSKLAQALLQYQQDKLPIDYIEKRNAIVDAVTLDDAKAAAKRLWGQGLLTVVVGRAPQAAAQPAAAPATKSN; the protein is encoded by the coding sequence GTGACCTATCCCTTCCTTCGACGTGTTGCATTCTCGCTTGCCACCGGCGCGGCACTCGCGCTGGCTACGGTCTCGCCGTCACAGGCGGCTGCAAAGATCCAGCACCTGACTTCGCCGGGCGGCATCGAAGCCTGGTTCGTACAGGATGCGACCGTGCCGCTGATCGCCATGGAATATTCCTTTGCCGGCGGCTCGGCGCAGGATCCCAAGGACAAATCCGGCGTCGCCAATCTGGTCGGCGACCTCCTCGACGAGGGCTCCGGCGATCTCGACTCCAAGACCTTCCATGAGCGGCTCGACCGCCGCGCTATCGAGCTCTCCTTCAGCGCCACCCGCGATACGTTCCGCGGCAGCCTGCGGATGCTGCGCGACAACAAGGACGAGGCCTTCGACCTGCTCAGGAGCGCGCTGACCTCGCCGCATTTCGACACCGCCGACGTCGAGCGCATTCGCTCACAGGTGATCTCGGGCCTGCGCCGCGAGACCACCAATCCGTCGTCGCTGGCGAGCCGCAAGTTCCTGGAGGTCGCGTTCGGCGACCATCCCTATGGCCGGCAGACCAATGGCACGCTGGACAGCGTGCCGGCCATCACGGTCGCCGACATGAAGGATTATGTCGGCCGCGTGATTGCGAAGGACGGGCTGAAGATCGCGGTGGTCGGCGACGTCGATCCGGCCACCCTCGGCAAGCTGCTCGACCACACTTTTGGTAGCCTGCCCGCAAAAGCCAATCTCACGCCGGTCGCCGACGTCGAGGCGGCAAAACCGCCGCAGCGCGCCTTCGTGCCGCTCGACGTGCCGCAGACCGTCATCACCTTCGGCGGCCCCGGCGTGAAGCGCAACGATCCGAACTTCATGGCCGCCTATGTCGTCAACCACATCCTGGGCGGCGGCGGATTGTCCTCCCGGCTCTATCGCGAGGTGCGCGAGAAGCGCGGGCTGGCTTATTCCGTGTTCGAATCGCTGCTCTGGATGGAACATTCGGCGGTCTTCATCGGCAACACCGGCACCCGCGCCGACCGTGCCGGCGACACCATCGACGCCATCGACAAGGAAGTGCGCCGCATCGCCGAGGAGGGCCCGACGCAGAAGGAGCTCGACGAAGCCAAGTCCTACCTCAAGGGCTCGCAGATGCTGGCGCTGGACACCTCCTCGAAGCTCGCGCAGGCGCTGCTGCAATACCAGCAGGACAAGCTGCCGATCGACTATATCGAGAAGCGCAACGCCATCGTCGATGCGGTGACACTGGACGACGCCAAGGCCGCCGCCAAGCGCCTCTGGGGCCAGGGCCTCCTGACCGTCGTCGTCGGCCGCGCCCCACAGGCGGCCGCGCAACCGGCCGCGGCACCGGCGACGAAGTCGAACTGA
- a CDS encoding M16 family metallopeptidase, translated as MMSSYRSAACLLAALLSTSVLSASAALAQTTVTSAPPASFTLANGMQVVVIPDHRTPVVTEMIWYKVGSADETPGKSGLAHFLEHLMFKGTSKHPVGEFSQTVLRVGGNENASTSVDYTNYYQRVPKEQLPTMMEFEADRMTGLILKDENVLPERDVVLEEYNMRVANNPDARLNEQIMAALYLNHPYGRPVIGWHQEIEKLDREDALAFYRRFYAPNNAILVIAGDVEAADIRPLVERNFGSIPAQPAIPERRIRPQEPEPAAPRTVTLADPRVEQPSLRRYYLVPSATTAAAGESAALDVLAQLMGSGSNSYLYRALVVDKPLAVSASASYSSISLDPTQFAISASPKPGVSFADVEQVVDGVIADVAQNPIRAEDLERVKTQLIAEAIYAQDNQAVLARWYGGALTTGLSIEDIRSWPDRIRAVTAEQVRTVAQKWLEKKRSVTGYLIKDTSAAKREEKRS; from the coding sequence ATGATGTCCTCTTACCGATCGGCCGCCTGCCTCCTTGCCGCGCTGCTTTCGACGAGTGTCCTCTCAGCCAGCGCCGCCCTCGCCCAGACCACGGTGACATCGGCCCCGCCCGCCAGCTTCACGCTCGCCAACGGCATGCAGGTCGTGGTGATCCCGGACCATCGCACGCCCGTGGTCACGGAGATGATCTGGTACAAGGTCGGCTCGGCCGACGAGACCCCGGGCAAGTCCGGGCTCGCGCACTTCCTCGAACATCTGATGTTCAAGGGCACCTCGAAGCATCCGGTCGGCGAATTCTCCCAGACCGTGCTCCGCGTCGGCGGCAACGAGAACGCCTCGACCTCGGTCGACTACACCAACTACTACCAGCGCGTGCCGAAAGAGCAGCTGCCGACCATGATGGAGTTCGAGGCCGATCGCATGACCGGCCTGATCCTCAAGGACGAGAACGTGCTGCCCGAGCGCGACGTCGTGCTCGAAGAGTACAACATGCGGGTCGCCAACAATCCGGATGCGCGGCTCAACGAGCAGATCATGGCCGCGCTCTATCTCAACCATCCCTACGGCCGGCCGGTGATCGGCTGGCACCAGGAGATCGAGAAGCTCGACCGCGAGGATGCGCTCGCCTTCTACCGCCGCTTCTACGCGCCGAACAACGCGATCCTCGTGATCGCCGGCGACGTGGAAGCCGCCGACATCCGCCCGTTGGTCGAGCGGAATTTCGGCTCCATTCCGGCCCAGCCCGCGATCCCGGAGCGGCGCATCCGTCCGCAGGAGCCGGAGCCGGCGGCGCCGCGCACGGTCACGCTGGCCGACCCGCGCGTCGAGCAGCCGAGCCTGCGCCGCTATTATCTCGTACCGTCGGCGACCACCGCCGCTGCAGGTGAAAGCGCCGCCCTCGACGTGCTGGCGCAGCTGATGGGCAGCGGCAGCAATTCCTATCTCTACCGCGCGCTCGTGGTCGACAAGCCGCTCGCGGTATCCGCCAGCGCCAGCTATTCGAGCATCTCGCTCGACCCGACCCAGTTCGCGATCTCGGCCTCACCGAAACCGGGCGTCAGCTTTGCCGATGTCGAGCAAGTGGTCGACGGCGTCATCGCCGACGTCGCACAGAACCCGATCCGCGCCGAAGACCTCGAGCGGGTCAAGACCCAGCTCATTGCGGAAGCGATCTACGCCCAGGACAACCAGGCGGTGCTGGCGCGCTGGTATGGCGGCGCGCTGACCACGGGCCTCTCGATCGAGGACATCAGGAGCTGGCCCGACCGCATTCGCGCGGTCACCGCCGAGCAGGTTCGCACTGTCGCGCAGAAATGGCTCGAGAAGAAGCGCTCGGTGACGGGCTATCTGATCAAGGACACCAGTGCCGCCAAGCGCGAGGAGAAGCGTTCGTGA
- the rsmD gene encoding 16S rRNA (guanine(966)-N(2))-methyltransferase RsmD: MRVVGGRLKGRNLASPSSRDIRPTADRLRESVFNILVHAYDDPIEDARVLDLFAGTGALGIEASSRGAKFTLFVDNGAEARALLRNNVETLGLGGVTKVYRRDATDLGPAHPVEPFSLVFLDPPYGQGFAEKALASLRDGGWLTPGALLVVEEAKAAQFVTPGGFEELERRAYDDTEFVFLRKP; this comes from the coding sequence TTGCGCGTCGTCGGCGGTCGTTTGAAGGGGCGCAATCTCGCCTCACCGTCCTCGCGCGACATCCGCCCCACGGCGGACCGCCTGCGCGAGTCCGTGTTCAACATCCTCGTGCACGCCTATGACGATCCGATCGAGGATGCGCGCGTGCTCGATCTCTTCGCCGGCACCGGCGCGCTCGGCATTGAGGCGTCGTCGCGCGGCGCAAAGTTCACGCTGTTCGTCGACAACGGCGCCGAGGCCCGCGCGCTGCTGCGCAACAATGTCGAGACGCTCGGCCTTGGCGGCGTGACCAAGGTCTATCGCCGCGATGCGACGGATCTCGGGCCTGCGCATCCCGTCGAGCCGTTCTCGCTGGTGTTCCTCGATCCGCCCTACGGCCAAGGATTTGCGGAGAAGGCGCTCGCGAGCTTGCGCGACGGTGGCTGGCTCACACCGGGTGCGCTGCTGGTGGTGGAGGAGGCGAAGGCTGCGCAGTTCGTGACGCCTGGGGGCTTCGAGGAATTGGAGCGGCGGGCGTATGACGACACGGAGTTCGTGTTTTTAAGGAAGCCGTAG
- a CDS encoding VOC family protein encodes MAKPVHSMIRVLDEARSLDFYKRAFGLEVADHLKFSDFALIYLRHPSSPFEVELTVNFDRKEPYQLGDGYGHIAVVVDDLDTEHARFEREKLAPGPLRDFKHDGKTLARFFFVSDPDGYKIEVIQRGGRFG; translated from the coding sequence ATGGCAAAGCCCGTTCATTCCATGATCCGCGTGCTCGACGAGGCCCGCTCGCTCGACTTCTACAAGCGCGCCTTCGGCCTGGAGGTCGCCGACCATCTGAAATTTTCGGACTTTGCTCTGATCTACCTGCGTCACCCCTCCTCACCTTTCGAGGTGGAGCTGACGGTGAATTTCGATCGCAAGGAGCCGTACCAGCTCGGCGACGGCTACGGACATATTGCCGTGGTGGTCGACGATCTCGATACCGAACATGCCCGCTTCGAGCGCGAGAAGCTCGCACCGGGACCGCTGCGCGACTTCAAGCACGACGGCAAGACGCTGGCGCGCTTCTTCTTCGTCAGCGATCCCGATGGCTACAAGATCGAGGTGATCCAGCGAGGGGGGCGTTTCGGCTGA
- a CDS encoding pseudouridine synthase, with amino-acid sequence MPRDSDKDNDSRGRRDRGPGRGGPPKGRSGKPRGPEKKFAKRGPEGRSDARPPRGDRDSRPPRADRGDRPFRRREEGDAPRRDFSDRPKFKRDDRGGEERGERSFKPRGDRPFSDRGARDGEKRPFKPRGDRPSYGRDDRPPRSRDRDDSRPAGRFGDKKFGDKRPYAPRGDRPERKFDGERKFSRGAPDRERDRGDRSDRPRDFGDRPRDRGERSDSKPWQKRDAGPRGDRPPRKDFSKGPRKDFGGRDRSEDKPWQKRDDRQGGGDDRPRFSRSRDDRASGDRPFRERPKFDRPKFDRPRDDRPKFDRPRRDGDGERGGDRPKFNRPRERSEGRSDWHEHPRSEGRFGDRPRRENEDESRIFEKRPAFGGRGAYRDRDRDFEGRPRRDEAPKPKKAGERIAKVLSRAGLASRRDAEEMVTQGRVAVNGRVINSPALDVTSNDVVTVDGKPLPERERTRLFLYHKPRGLMTTHDDPEGRPTVFDNLPEGLPRLISIGRLDFNTEGLLLLTNDGGLARTLELPDTGWLRRYRVRAHGDVTQAQLDELKNGIEVEGVKYGPIEATLERDQGANVWLVFAIREGKNREVRNVCAHLGLEVNRLIRVSYGPFQLGEVPEGQVEEIKSRVLRDQLGDKVIEKSGAQFDVPKKSSSPDGEAPREKKPASKRDVINDRKGRRVLVQRTGSEEARERNESEANGYGPPRRPKRGYHGKRDLTPRED; translated from the coding sequence GAGAAGAAATTCGCCAAGCGCGGCCCTGAGGGCAGGAGCGACGCCCGCCCGCCCCGTGGCGACCGCGACAGCCGTCCGCCTCGCGCCGACCGCGGGGATCGTCCGTTCCGCCGCCGCGAGGAGGGCGATGCCCCGCGCCGCGATTTCAGCGACCGTCCGAAATTCAAGCGCGACGACCGCGGCGGTGAGGAGCGCGGCGAGCGCAGCTTCAAGCCGCGCGGCGACCGCCCGTTCTCCGATCGCGGCGCGCGCGATGGCGAGAAGCGGCCGTTCAAGCCGCGCGGTGATCGCCCGTCCTATGGCCGTGACGACCGTCCGCCGCGGAGCCGGGATCGCGACGATTCCCGTCCCGCCGGCCGGTTCGGTGACAAGAAGTTCGGCGACAAGCGGCCCTATGCGCCGCGTGGCGACCGCCCGGAACGCAAGTTCGACGGTGAGCGGAAGTTTTCGCGGGGAGCACCGGATCGCGAGCGCGACCGTGGGGATCGCAGCGACCGCCCGCGTGACTTCGGCGACCGCCCGCGCGATCGTGGCGAGCGCAGCGATTCAAAGCCGTGGCAGAAGCGCGACGCGGGTCCGCGTGGCGATCGTCCGCCGCGTAAGGACTTCAGCAAAGGTCCGCGCAAGGATTTCGGCGGCCGTGACCGCAGCGAAGACAAGCCCTGGCAGAAGCGCGACGATCGGCAGGGTGGCGGCGATGACCGTCCGCGTTTCTCGCGCTCGCGCGACGATCGCGCGTCCGGCGATCGTCCGTTCCGCGAGCGGCCGAAGTTCGATCGGCCCAAATTCGATCGCCCGCGCGACGATCGTCCGAAATTCGATCGGCCCCGTCGTGATGGCGATGGCGAACGCGGCGGTGACCGTCCCAAATTCAATCGTCCGCGCGAGCGCTCCGAGGGCCGCTCCGACTGGCACGAGCATCCGCGCAGCGAAGGCCGCTTCGGCGACCGTCCGCGCCGTGAAAACGAGGATGAGAGCAGGATCTTCGAGAAGCGCCCCGCCTTCGGTGGCCGCGGCGCCTATCGGGACCGTGATCGGGATTTCGAGGGCCGTCCGCGCCGTGACGAAGCACCGAAGCCGAAGAAGGCCGGCGAGCGTATCGCAAAAGTGCTGTCGCGTGCGGGCCTCGCCTCGCGCCGCGATGCCGAGGAGATGGTCACGCAGGGCCGCGTCGCCGTCAACGGCCGCGTCATCAATTCGCCGGCGCTCGACGTCACCTCGAACGATGTCGTCACTGTCGACGGCAAGCCGTTGCCGGAGCGCGAGCGCACGCGGCTGTTCCTCTATCACAAGCCGCGCGGGCTGATGACCACGCATGACGACCCCGAGGGCCGTCCGACCGTGTTCGACAATCTTCCCGAAGGCCTGCCGCGGCTGATCTCGATCGGCCGGCTCGACTTCAACACCGAAGGCCTGCTGCTGCTCACCAACGACGGCGGCCTTGCGCGCACGCTCGAGCTGCCGGACACCGGCTGGCTGCGCCGCTACCGCGTCCGCGCCCATGGCGACGTCACGCAGGCGCAGCTCGACGAATTGAAGAACGGCATCGAGGTCGAGGGCGTCAAATACGGTCCGATCGAGGCGACGCTGGAGCGCGACCAGGGCGCCAATGTCTGGCTGGTGTTCGCGATCCGCGAGGGCAAGAACCGCGAGGTGCGCAACGTCTGCGCCCATCTCGGGCTCGAGGTGAACCGGCTGATCCGCGTGTCCTATGGACCGTTCCAGCTCGGCGAGGTCCCCGAAGGCCAGGTCGAGGAGATCAAGTCGCGCGTGCTGCGTGATCAGCTCGGTGACAAGGTGATCGAGAAGTCGGGCGCGCAGTTCGACGTGCCGAAGAAATCTTCTTCACCCGACGGCGAAGCGCCGCGCGAGAAGAAGCCTGCCAGCAAGCGTGACGTGATCAACGATCGCAAGGGTCGCCGCGTGCTGGTACAGCGCACCGGGAGCGAGGAAGCGCGCGAGCGCAACGAGTCCGAGGCCAACGGCTACGGCCCGCCGCGCCGCCCCAAACGCGGCTATCACGGCAAGCGCGACCTGACGCCGCGGGAGGACTAA